Proteins encoded in a region of the Sterolibacterium denitrificans genome:
- a CDS encoding TolC family outer membrane protein produces the protein MKSHPTRLVPVLACMLSGAVLPLLPLSAQAQDVTLQQAVQQVVKKNPEVVARWHAFKAATEEIDVAGGAYRPRVDLTGDLSRERLKAPITGNIGTDYTQRDLSLSLEQMLFDGGRTSNQVGKLSHVQRVRYAELMEASENQAMETMKAYLDVLRYRTLHNLAAENYTHHRTVFEQIQQRAQSGVGRKVDQQQAQGRLALAESNLLTESSNLHDVSARYQRIVGNLPPTQMADVPELSNGIPDASNEALRKSYAQNPSLLAAQESIVAAQLDAKTHDASFLPRVSLLAQQGVGKNLGGQIGRRDATSIGVQLNYNLYNGGSDQAAQRQAIEQSYAAKETRDKVCRDVRQTLYVSHNDVKRLKQQLGYLEQHMNSQEKALSAYYSQFDIGQRTLLDLLDAENEVFQAKRAYQNARFDYLLAMGRTHAAMGGLVKALDVTHLDTEELAKTEDSAEFDPNTVCPADAPEMILDDKEALYAAYMPVTKDSDGDGIPDDRDACPDTPAGTRVDVRGCPLKNVTELQGVNFEYYSAKLRQESLPVLNEVAETLRKNIDLKVEIAGHTDNQNRSQDPQLNVKLSQKRANAVKEYLVSRGISASRLTARGYGETQPVADNSTADGQSRNRRVELRILN, from the coding sequence ATGAAAAGCCATCCAACCAGGCTTGTTCCCGTATTGGCCTGCATGCTGTCAGGCGCCGTCCTTCCGCTCCTTCCACTGTCGGCGCAAGCGCAGGACGTCACCTTGCAGCAGGCGGTGCAGCAGGTCGTCAAAAAGAATCCTGAAGTCGTGGCACGCTGGCATGCCTTCAAGGCCGCAACCGAAGAGATCGACGTGGCAGGCGGCGCTTATCGCCCGAGGGTCGATCTGACGGGCGATCTCTCGCGCGAGAGGCTGAAAGCGCCCATCACCGGAAATATCGGCACGGATTACACCCAGCGCGACCTGTCCCTGTCGCTTGAGCAGATGCTTTTCGATGGCGGCCGCACCAGCAACCAGGTCGGCAAGCTCAGCCATGTGCAGCGTGTGCGTTATGCCGAATTGATGGAGGCATCCGAAAATCAGGCCATGGAGACGATGAAGGCCTATCTCGACGTATTGCGCTACCGCACCCTGCACAATCTGGCGGCGGAAAACTATACGCACCACCGCACGGTTTTCGAGCAAATCCAGCAACGCGCCCAGTCCGGCGTCGGACGCAAGGTCGACCAGCAGCAGGCGCAAGGCCGCCTGGCGCTTGCCGAATCGAACCTGCTGACGGAATCCAGCAACCTGCATGATGTCAGCGCGCGCTACCAGCGCATCGTCGGCAATCTGCCGCCCACCCAGATGGCTGACGTGCCCGAACTGAGCAACGGCATACCGGATGCCTCGAATGAGGCCCTGCGCAAGTCATATGCACAGAACCCGTCATTGCTGGCCGCGCAGGAAAGCATCGTGGCCGCTCAACTGGATGCCAAAACCCATGACGCCAGTTTTCTGCCCAGGGTTTCATTGCTCGCCCAGCAAGGCGTGGGCAAGAACCTGGGAGGACAGATCGGCCGCAGGGATGCGACCAGCATCGGCGTGCAACTGAATTACAACCTCTACAATGGCGGCTCGGACCAGGCTGCACAGCGCCAGGCCATTGAACAAAGCTATGCTGCCAAGGAAACGCGCGACAAGGTGTGCCGCGATGTGCGCCAGACGCTTTACGTTTCGCACAATGATGTCAAGCGTCTGAAACAGCAGCTTGGCTATCTTGAGCAGCACATGAACTCCCAGGAAAAGGCACTGTCGGCCTATTACAGCCAGTTCGACATCGGCCAGCGGACCTTGCTTGACTTGCTGGATGCGGAAAATGAAGTGTTCCAGGCCAAGCGGGCTTACCAGAACGCCCGTTTCGATTACCTGCTGGCCATGGGACGTACCCATGCCGCCATGGGCGGCCTGGTGAAGGCGCTGGATGTCACCCACCTCGACACCGAGGAACTGGCCAAGACCGAGGATTCCGCAGAATTCGATCCGAATACCGTCTGCCCGGCCGATGCGCCCGAGATGATCCTGGATGACAAGGAGGCGCTCTATGCCGCCTACATGCCGGTCACGAAGGACTCGGATGGCGACGGCATTCCGGATGACCGGGATGCCTGCCCGGACACGCCGGCTGGCACGCGTGTCGATGTGCGTGGATGCCCGCTCAAGAACGTGACCGAATTGCAAGGCGTGAATTTCGAATACTATTCGGCGAAATTGCGTCAGGAGTCGTTGCCCGTGCTGAACGAGGTTGCCGAAACGCTCAGGAAGAACATCGATCTGAAGGTTGAAATTGCCGGTCATACCGACAATCAGAACCGCAGCCAGGATCCGCAACTCAACGTGAAGCTTTCGCAGAAACGCGCCAATGCGGTCAAGGAGTATCTGGTATCGCGCGGTATCTCCGCCAGTCGCCTGACGGCCAGGGGCTATGGCGAGACCCAGCCCGTTGCCGACAACTCGACGGCGGATGGACAGTCCAGAAACCGCCGTGTCGAGCTGCGCATTCTGAACTGA
- the trpD gene encoding anthranilate phosphoribosyltransferase codes for MITPQQALQRTIEHREIFHDEMLHLMRQIMRGEVSPLMVAAILTGLRVKKETIGEISAAAQVMRELATKVEVADNSHFVDIVGTGGDSAHTFNISTASMFVAAAAGAKVAKHGNRSVSSSSGSADVLEALGANIQLTPEQVGRSIEATGIGFMFAPAHHAAMKNVAAVRREMGVRTIFNILGPLTNPAGAPNTLMGVFHPDLVGIQVRVMQRLGAKHVLVVHGKDGMDEISLGASTLVGELKDGEIREYEIHPEDFGLTMSSYRRMRVVNAEESKEIVLRVLANKPGPTQDIVLMNAGAALYAANLADSIHAGIQMARDVLASGAAREKLDAFVAFTRGCAVSA; via the coding sequence ATGATCACGCCACAGCAGGCGCTGCAGCGCACCATCGAGCATCGCGAGATCTTTCACGACGAAATGCTGCATCTGATGCGGCAGATCATGCGGGGCGAAGTCTCGCCCTTGATGGTTGCCGCCATCCTCACCGGACTGCGCGTCAAGAAGGAAACCATCGGTGAGATTTCGGCCGCTGCCCAGGTGATGCGCGAACTGGCCACCAAGGTGGAAGTCGCCGACAACAGCCATTTCGTCGACATCGTCGGCACCGGCGGCGACAGCGCGCATACCTTCAATATCTCCACGGCCTCGATGTTCGTTGCCGCGGCGGCCGGCGCCAAGGTCGCCAAGCATGGCAACCGCAGCGTCTCTTCGAGTTCGGGTAGCGCCGACGTGCTGGAAGCGCTCGGCGCCAACATCCAGTTGACGCCGGAACAGGTCGGCCGGAGCATCGAGGCGACCGGCATCGGCTTCATGTTTGCGCCGGCCCATCATGCGGCGATGAAGAACGTCGCCGCGGTGCGCCGCGAAATGGGGGTGCGCACCATTTTCAACATTCTCGGTCCGCTGACCAACCCGGCCGGCGCGCCGAATACGCTGATGGGGGTGTTTCATCCCGACCTGGTCGGCATCCAGGTGCGCGTCATGCAGCGCCTCGGCGCGAAGCATGTGCTGGTGGTGCACGGCAAGGACGGCATGGACGAGATTTCGCTGGGCGCTTCGACGCTGGTCGGAGAACTCAAGGACGGCGAGATCCGCGAGTACGAGATTCATCCCGAGGATTTCGGTCTGACCATGTCTTCCTACCGGCGCATGCGGGTGGTGAACGCCGAGGAGTCCAAGGAGATCGTGCTGCGCGTGCTGGCCAACAAGCCCGGCCCCACGCAGGACATCGTCCTGATGAACGCCGGCGCGGCGCTGTATGCCGCCAACCTTGCCGATTCGATACACGCGGGCATCCAGATGGCGCGCGACGTCCTGGCGAGCGGCGCGGCGCGCGAGAAGCTCGATGCCTTCGTCGCCTTCACGCGCGGCTGTGCCGTATCGGCGTGA
- a CDS encoding aminodeoxychorismate/anthranilate synthase component II — MLLMIDNYDSFTYNLVQYFGELGEEVRVYRNDAITLAEIAALRPARLVISPGPCSPEQAGVSVAAIREFAGKIPLLGVCLGHQSIGAAFGGEIVHARQLMHGKTSPVHHRDAGVFHGLPNPLTVTRYHSLAIRRETLPECLEVTAWTEDGEIMGVRHKVLAVEGVQFHPESILTDCGHAMLQNFLEQTRAAAAEATKATEGACA; from the coding sequence ATGCTGCTGATGATCGACAACTACGATTCCTTCACCTACAACCTCGTCCAGTATTTTGGCGAGTTGGGTGAGGAGGTGCGGGTGTATCGCAACGATGCGATCACGCTGGCGGAGATTGCCGCGTTGCGGCCGGCGCGCCTGGTCATTTCGCCGGGGCCCTGTTCGCCCGAGCAGGCGGGGGTGTCGGTTGCGGCGATCAGGGAATTTGCCGGCAAGATTCCGCTGCTGGGCGTCTGTCTCGGTCATCAGAGCATCGGCGCGGCCTTTGGCGGCGAAATCGTCCACGCCCGCCAGTTGATGCACGGCAAGACTTCGCCGGTGCATCATCGTGATGCGGGCGTGTTCCACGGCTTGCCCAATCCGCTGACGGTGACGCGCTATCACTCGCTGGCGATCAGGCGCGAGACGCTGCCCGAGTGCCTGGAAGTCACGGCCTGGACCGAGGATGGCGAAATCATGGGCGTGCGCCACAAGGTCCTGGCGGTCGAGGGCGTGCAGTTCCATCCCGAATCGATTCTCACCGACTGCGGCCATGCGATGCTGCAGAACTTCCTCGAGCAAACCCGGGCGGCGGCCGCCGAAGCAACGAAAGCAACGGAAGGAGCGTGCGCATGA
- a CDS encoding beta-ketoacyl-ACP synthase III, with protein MKRVAISGSGLFVPEARISNQELVAAFNQYVAQENQRNAAAIAAGTAELLSESSVEFIEKASGIKNRHVLEKTGILDPQRLRPRFMPRANDAISLMAEIAVAAARAALADAGKTPADIDAVICAASNMQRAYPAMAIEIQHALGIGGYGFDMNVACSSATFGIEQAANAIRSGSARAVLLVNPEITSAHHCWHDRDCHFIFGDICTAVILERAETARAGSWEVLGTKLATQFSNNIRNNAGFINRCEDSDPQARDKLFMQEGRKVFKEVCPMAAAHIASHLESLEIAPAGGVRRYWLHQANLSMNQLIARKLLDRDPLPEEAPIILDEYANTASAGSIIAFHQHRADLAAGDVGVICSFGAGYSIGSVVLQRI; from the coding sequence ATGAAACGTGTTGCCATCAGCGGAAGCGGCCTGTTCGTTCCCGAAGCCCGCATCAGCAACCAGGAACTGGTCGCCGCATTCAACCAGTACGTTGCGCAGGAGAACCAGCGCAACGCCGCGGCCATCGCCGCCGGCACGGCCGAGCTGCTGTCCGAATCCAGCGTCGAATTCATCGAAAAGGCCTCCGGCATCAAGAACCGCCACGTGCTGGAAAAGACCGGCATCCTCGATCCGCAGCGCCTGCGCCCGCGCTTCATGCCCCGCGCCAACGACGCAATTTCGCTGATGGCCGAGATCGCCGTCGCCGCGGCGCGCGCCGCGCTGGCCGACGCCGGCAAGACGCCCGCCGACATCGACGCGGTGATCTGCGCCGCCTCCAACATGCAGCGCGCCTACCCGGCGATGGCGATCGAGATTCAGCACGCGCTGGGCATCGGCGGCTACGGCTTCGACATGAACGTCGCCTGCTCCTCGGCGACCTTCGGCATCGAGCAAGCCGCCAATGCCATCCGCAGCGGCAGCGCGCGCGCCGTGCTGCTGGTCAATCCGGAAATCACCTCGGCCCATCACTGCTGGCACGACCGCGACTGCCACTTCATCTTCGGCGACATCTGCACGGCAGTGATCCTCGAACGCGCCGAGACGGCCCGCGCCGGCAGTTGGGAAGTGCTCGGCACCAAACTGGCGACGCAGTTCTCCAACAACATCCGCAACAATGCCGGCTTCATCAACCGCTGCGAGGACAGCGATCCGCAGGCGCGCGACAAGCTGTTCATGCAGGAAGGGCGCAAGGTGTTCAAGGAAGTCTGCCCGATGGCCGCCGCCCACATCGCCAGCCATCTGGAAAGCCTGGAGATTGCCCCGGCCGGCGGCGTACGCCGCTACTGGCTGCACCAGGCCAACCTGTCGATGAACCAACTGATCGCCCGCAAACTGCTCGACCGCGATCCGCTACCGGAAGAAGCGCCGATCATCCTCGACGAATACGCCAACACCGCCTCGGCCGGCTCCATCATCGCCTTCCATCAGCATCGCGCCGATCTGGCCGCCGGCGATGTCGGCGTCATCTGCTCGTTCGGCGCCGGCTATTCGATCGGCAGCGTCGTGCTGCAAAGAATATGA
- a CDS encoding H-NS family nucleoid-associated regulatory protein has product MSSNDEISLIEQQIRELAAKKQALLNKGRQEVIQKVKSMIAEYSLTAGELGLSGRGKVVGGRKVAPKYANPQNPAQTWSGRGPHPKWVKAHQAKGGSLESLLIVKG; this is encoded by the coding sequence ATGAGCAGCAATGATGAAATCAGTCTTATTGAACAGCAAATCAGAGAACTGGCCGCCAAAAAACAGGCTTTGCTCAACAAGGGCCGCCAGGAAGTTATCCAGAAAGTCAAATCCATGATTGCCGAGTATTCCCTGACGGCCGGCGAATTGGGCCTGTCGGGCAGAGGCAAGGTGGTGGGTGGCCGCAAGGTCGCGCCGAAATACGCCAATCCGCAGAATCCCGCGCAAACCTGGTCGGGACGCGGCCCCCATCCCAAGTGGGTCAAGGCGCATCAGGCCAAAGGCGGCTCATTGGAAAGCCTGCTGATTGTCAAAGGCTGA
- the trpC gene encoding indole-3-glycerol phosphate synthase TrpC yields MSSSSTPDILQKILAVKHEEVAAAQAIAPLAAVQAAAARQASPRDFVAALRKRIVVRQPAIIAEIKKASPSKGVIRADFDPAAIAADYARGGAACLSVLTDRRFFQGAPEYLRQARAACELPVLRKDFLVDPYQVYEARAMGADAILLIVAALELAQMQEMEAIADSLGMAVLVEAHDAEETALALRLRTPLIGINNRDLRSFEVSLDTTLQQIERIPQDRIIVTESGILTPADVALMRSHQVHAFLVGEAFMRAPSPGDELARLFGLQVCRSQLP; encoded by the coding sequence ATGAGTTCGAGTTCCACACCGGACATTCTGCAGAAGATTCTGGCGGTCAAGCACGAGGAAGTCGCCGCCGCGCAGGCGATTGCGCCGCTGGCCGCGGTGCAGGCGGCCGCTGCCCGCCAGGCGTCGCCGCGTGATTTCGTCGCGGCGCTGCGCAAGCGCATCGTCGTCCGGCAGCCGGCCATCATTGCCGAGATCAAGAAGGCCAGCCCGTCGAAGGGCGTCATCCGCGCCGATTTCGATCCGGCGGCGATTGCGGCGGATTACGCGCGCGGCGGTGCGGCCTGCCTGTCGGTGCTGACGGATCGCCGATTCTTCCAAGGGGCGCCCGAGTATCTGCGGCAGGCGCGGGCGGCCTGCGAATTGCCGGTGCTGCGCAAGGATTTTCTGGTCGATCCGTACCAGGTTTATGAAGCGCGCGCCATGGGCGCGGATGCGATCCTGCTGATCGTCGCCGCGCTGGAGCTGGCGCAGATGCAGGAGATGGAGGCGATTGCCGACAGCCTGGGCATGGCGGTGCTGGTCGAGGCGCATGATGCCGAGGAAACCGCGCTGGCGCTGCGGTTGCGGACGCCGCTGATCGGCATCAACAATCGCGATCTGCGCAGTTTCGAGGTCAGCCTCGACACCACCTTGCAACAGATCGAACGCATTCCGCAGGATCGGATCATCGTTACCGAATCCGGCATCCTCACGCCGGCCGACGTGGCGCTGATGCGCAGCCACCAGGTGCATGCTTTTCTGGTCGGCGAGGCCTTCATGCGCGCGCCCAGTCCGGGCGACGAGCTGGCGCGGCTGTTCGGCTTGCAGGTTTGCCGTTCGCAGCTTCCGTAG
- a CDS encoding DEAD/DEAH box helicase, with translation MPADARLLQFRFDDYFETTPITRGQTLAEAGHASIEGLKTAPGKVRITGNCHGSRGKQYKQDIQLSNDGKRITHVTGICSCAEGFNCAHVVAVLTHWQSQKRHSEIVATAIDNAQAASSETLAWLQALEQPVARSEPARAGSGQQIRYVLTPADGSLALYKIRQLKDGSQGKPEPLRPDLHQLTWGNVPAWFQPDDMPILRLFLALQDNVMFVYESSQQLNGEEGAQLLRMALRTGRLHLESLDQPGLQPGETLPANLVWRRNAEGHQQLQIACREEGAEGTETLKLLPTWPPWYVHPQRHEIGPVSLDLPDELARRLLAAPPLDEIDALLTRLRLGEFATRHNLVLPLPDAAAPEQPSGKPRVILRLQAARFLLAPLRTEETFAVATPWFEYPGLARTAGLANPPPLLRSERGGIAVTVMRDLEAEAAAWALFRAHGLESYQQRLPKAERIDADAAARNDCLLPVLQDPDSWLLFLEQTRPALEKAGIVIEIDDDFPFQLREAEDWFVEVFEDEFNTNNDWFDLDLGVVVDGKRVSLVEPLGRLIANRPQLMDELRQLGDDERVPLPLDTRHVLPVPVKRLRAWLGPLLEFAGDNEHERPRLSRLNAGTLVELEALPGQWYGGTKLRELGHKLRDFSGIEEALPAPGFKATLRPYQQVGLNWLQFLRSYGIAGILADDMGLGKTIQTLAHLHLEKTSGRADLPSMIVMPTSLITNWCNEAEQFAPDLKVLTLHGPDRAAHFSDIAAADLIFTTYPLLVRDQEVLLQQEYHLLVLDEAQFIKNPKAHSHRVARQLKARHRLSLTGTPLENHLGELWAQYNFLMPGLLGDVRRFATVFRTPIEKQNDAERRQQLAERVRPFLLRRTKEQVLTELPPKTEVIRWVELTGAQRDMYESLRLAFDKKLRQVLSTKGVAQSQIMILDALLKLRQVCCDPRLVKLPAAAARQQEQQEPQKRQVDATGNEAPDSAKLGLLMGMLPELIDEGRRVLLFSQFTSMLSLIEEAVARHGIEYVKLTGQTKDRETPINRFQNGEVPLFLISLKAGGTGLNLTAADSVIHFDPWWNPAVEEQASSRAWRIGQDKPVFAYKLLTKGTVEEKILALQERKRNLADNLLAGAAPNQHLITAEDLDILFQPLDPAGIT, from the coding sequence ATGCCAGCAGACGCGCGACTCCTGCAATTTCGGTTCGACGACTATTTCGAAACCACGCCGATCACTCGGGGCCAGACATTGGCCGAGGCCGGGCATGCCAGCATCGAAGGCCTCAAGACGGCGCCCGGCAAGGTGCGCATCACCGGCAATTGCCACGGCAGCCGCGGCAAGCAGTACAAACAGGACATCCAGCTGTCCAACGACGGCAAGCGCATCACTCACGTCACCGGTATCTGTTCGTGCGCCGAAGGCTTCAACTGCGCCCATGTCGTCGCGGTGCTGACGCATTGGCAGAGCCAGAAGCGGCACAGCGAGATTGTCGCCACGGCCATCGACAACGCACAGGCCGCTTCCAGTGAAACCCTGGCCTGGCTACAGGCGCTGGAACAGCCCGTCGCGCGCTCCGAGCCGGCCCGCGCCGGCAGCGGCCAGCAGATCCGCTATGTGCTCACTCCCGCCGATGGCAGTCTGGCGCTCTACAAGATTCGCCAGTTGAAAGACGGCAGCCAGGGCAAGCCGGAACCCCTGCGCCCCGACCTGCACCAATTGACCTGGGGCAACGTGCCCGCCTGGTTTCAACCCGACGACATGCCGATCCTGCGCCTGTTCCTCGCGCTCCAGGACAACGTCATGTTCGTCTATGAATCCTCGCAGCAACTGAATGGCGAAGAAGGCGCGCAATTGCTGCGCATGGCGCTGCGCACCGGCCGCCTGCACCTGGAAAGCCTCGACCAGCCGGGATTGCAGCCGGGCGAAACGCTGCCGGCGAATCTGGTCTGGCGACGCAATGCCGAGGGCCATCAGCAACTGCAGATCGCCTGCCGTGAAGAAGGCGCGGAAGGCACTGAAACACTGAAGCTGCTGCCGACCTGGCCGCCCTGGTACGTTCATCCGCAACGTCACGAAATCGGACCGGTCAGCCTCGATCTGCCCGACGAACTGGCGCGTCGCCTGCTGGCCGCGCCGCCTCTCGACGAAATCGACGCGCTGTTGACCCGGCTGCGGCTGGGCGAGTTCGCTACCCGGCACAATCTCGTGCTGCCGTTGCCGGATGCCGCCGCGCCCGAACAGCCCAGCGGCAAGCCGCGCGTGATCCTGCGCCTGCAGGCGGCGCGCTTCCTCCTGGCGCCGCTGCGTACCGAAGAAACCTTCGCCGTTGCCACGCCCTGGTTTGAATATCCGGGCCTGGCCCGCACGGCCGGCCTCGCCAACCCCCCACCGCTGCTGCGCAGCGAGCGCGGCGGCATCGCCGTGACGGTCATGCGCGATCTGGAGGCCGAAGCCGCCGCCTGGGCGCTGTTCCGTGCGCATGGCCTGGAAAGTTATCAGCAGCGTCTGCCGAAAGCCGAACGCATCGACGCCGATGCCGCCGCCCGCAACGACTGCCTGCTGCCCGTGCTGCAGGATCCCGACAGTTGGCTGCTGTTTCTCGAACAGACCCGGCCGGCGCTGGAAAAAGCCGGCATCGTCATCGAAATCGACGACGATTTCCCTTTCCAGTTGAGAGAAGCCGAAGATTGGTTCGTCGAAGTCTTCGAGGATGAATTCAATACCAACAACGACTGGTTCGATCTGGATCTCGGTGTCGTCGTCGATGGCAAGCGCGTCAGCCTGGTCGAACCGCTGGGGCGGCTGATCGCCAACCGGCCGCAACTGATGGACGAACTGCGCCAGCTCGGTGATGACGAACGTGTGCCGCTGCCGCTGGATACGCGCCACGTCCTGCCGGTGCCGGTCAAGCGCCTGCGCGCCTGGCTGGGGCCGCTGCTCGAATTTGCCGGCGACAATGAGCATGAGCGGCCGCGCCTGTCGCGCCTCAATGCCGGCACCCTGGTCGAGCTCGAAGCGCTGCCCGGGCAGTGGTACGGCGGCACGAAGCTGCGCGAACTGGGCCACAAGCTGCGCGACTTCTCCGGCATCGAGGAAGCGCTGCCCGCGCCCGGCTTCAAGGCCACGCTGCGCCCTTACCAGCAGGTCGGCCTCAACTGGCTGCAGTTCCTGCGCAGCTACGGCATTGCCGGCATCCTCGCCGACGACATGGGACTGGGCAAGACCATCCAGACCCTGGCCCATCTGCATCTGGAAAAAACCAGCGGCCGCGCCGACCTGCCGAGCATGATCGTCATGCCGACCAGCCTGATCACCAACTGGTGCAACGAAGCCGAGCAGTTCGCGCCCGATCTCAAGGTGCTGACGCTGCACGGGCCCGATCGCGCCGCCCACTTTTCCGATATTGCCGCGGCCGATCTCATCTTCACCACCTATCCGCTGCTGGTGCGCGACCAGGAAGTGCTGCTGCAACAGGAATACCACCTGCTGGTGCTCGACGAGGCGCAGTTCATCAAGAACCCGAAGGCGCATTCGCACCGCGTCGCGCGCCAGCTCAAGGCACGCCATCGCCTGTCGCTCACCGGCACGCCGCTGGAAAACCACCTCGGCGAGCTGTGGGCGCAATACAACTTCCTGATGCCCGGCCTGCTCGGCGACGTGCGCCGTTTCGCCACGGTGTTCCGCACCCCGATCGAGAAGCAGAACGACGCCGAGCGCCGCCAGCAGCTCGCCGAGCGCGTACGCCCTTTCCTGCTGCGGCGAACCAAGGAGCAGGTGCTGACCGAACTACCACCCAAGACCGAGGTGATCCGCTGGGTCGAACTGACCGGCGCGCAGCGCGACATGTACGAATCGCTGCGCTTGGCCTTCGACAAGAAGCTGCGTCAGGTGCTGTCCACCAAGGGCGTGGCGCAAAGCCAGATCATGATCCTCGACGCGTTGCTCAAGTTGCGCCAGGTCTGCTGCGATCCGCGCCTGGTCAAGCTGCCGGCGGCCGCCGCAAGACAGCAGGAGCAGCAGGAACCGCAGAAAAGACAGGTCGATGCGACCGGCAACGAAGCCCCCGATTCGGCCAAGCTGGGGCTGCTGATGGGTATGCTGCCCGAGCTGATCGACGAAGGCCGCCGCGTCCTGCTGTTCTCGCAATTCACCAGCATGCTGAGCCTGATCGAGGAAGCGGTGGCGCGCCACGGCATCGAATACGTCAAGCTCACCGGCCAGACCAAGGATCGCGAAACGCCGATCAACCGTTTCCAGAATGGCGAGGTGCCGCTGTTCCTGATCAGCCTCAAGGCCGGCGGTACCGGCCTCAACCTGACGGCGGCCGACAGCGTGATCCACTTCGATCCCTGGTGGAACCCGGCCGTCGAGGAACAGGCTTCATCGCGCGCCTGGCGCATCGGCCAGGACAAGCCGGTGTTCGCCTACAAACTGCTGACCAAGGGCACGGTGGAGGAAAAAATCCTCGCCCTGCAGGAACGCAAGCGCAACCTCGCCGACAATCTGCTCGCCGGCGCCGCGCCCAACCAGCACCTGATCACTGCCGAGGATCTCGACATCCTGTTCCAGCCGCTCGACCCGGCCGGCATCACCTGA
- a CDS encoding hydrogen peroxide-inducible genes activator translates to MTLTDLRYIVALARERHFGRAAEKCCVAQPTLSVAVKKLEEQLGVVLFERGAEVSLTPIGEQIVAQAQRVLAEAGRIPELAAQGRDALSGPLRIGVIYTIAPYLLPTLVPLLRERAPQMPLVIQEGFTEKLVAAVKAGDLDVIVIALPLNETGLVSQPVYEEAFRVLLPAQHAWAGQQTIAPTALLGEPLLLLGAGNCFRDQVLDLCAHANAATTAATAGAESPQVLEGSSLETIRYMVASGLGISVMPASSADRIPPDDALLRVRPFAEPTPTRCVGLAWRTSFPRHGAIDLMRQALLDSRLPGTRPVEIR, encoded by the coding sequence ATGACCCTGACCGATCTGCGCTACATCGTCGCCCTGGCGCGCGAACGCCACTTCGGTCGCGCCGCCGAGAAATGCTGCGTCGCCCAGCCGACCCTGTCGGTCGCCGTCAAGAAGCTGGAAGAACAGCTCGGCGTGGTGCTGTTCGAGCGCGGAGCCGAAGTCAGTCTCACCCCCATCGGCGAACAGATCGTCGCCCAGGCGCAGCGCGTGCTGGCCGAAGCCGGACGCATCCCCGAGCTGGCCGCGCAGGGACGCGACGCCCTGAGCGGCCCCCTGCGCATCGGTGTCATCTACACCATTGCGCCCTATCTGCTGCCGACACTGGTCCCCCTGCTGCGCGAGCGGGCGCCGCAGATGCCGCTGGTGATACAGGAAGGCTTCACGGAAAAACTGGTTGCCGCCGTCAAGGCCGGCGATCTCGACGTCATCGTCATCGCCCTGCCGCTCAACGAAACCGGCCTGGTGAGCCAGCCGGTGTACGAGGAGGCCTTTCGCGTGCTGCTGCCGGCGCAGCACGCCTGGGCCGGGCAACAGACCATAGCGCCCACCGCGCTGCTTGGCGAGCCCCTGCTGCTGCTCGGTGCCGGCAACTGTTTTCGCGACCAGGTGCTGGATCTTTGCGCCCATGCCAATGCCGCCACGACCGCCGCCACTGCCGGCGCCGAGAGTCCGCAAGTGCTCGAAGGCAGCTCGCTGGAAACCATCCGCTACATGGTCGCCTCGGGCCTGGGCATCAGCGTCATGCCGGCGTCGTCTGCCGACCGGATCCCACCGGACGATGCCCTGCTGCGCGTGCGACCATTCGCCGAGCCGACGCCAACCCGCTGCGTCGGCCTGGCCTGGCGCACCAGCTTTCCGCGCCACGGGGCCATCGACCTGATGCGTCAGGCCCTGCTCGACAGCCGCCTGCCGGGCACCCGGCCCGTCGAAATACGCTGA